A region of Dermochelys coriacea isolate rDerCor1 chromosome 1, rDerCor1.pri.v4, whole genome shotgun sequence DNA encodes the following proteins:
- the ACOD1 gene encoding cis-aconitate decarboxylase isoform X2 translates to MWAKIYHSDASSTVWGHSDFRLPPLYAAFVNGVAVHSMDFDDTWHPATHPSGAVLPALFALSEILPQKQKFSGLDMLLAFNVGIEVQGRLMRFSSEASNVPKRFHPPAVVGTMGSAAATAKLLALDQFKCKAALAVAASFAGAPMANAATQTKPLHIGNAARHGLEAACLASLGLQGNKQILDMESGLGAFYTDYTPRFLPTLQSYSWLLDQQDVAIKRFPAHLGTHWVADAASSLRKHLVESDDSVSISRIKKIVVKVPDVRYVNRPFPNSEHEARHSFQFAACTALLDGSISVQSFSDQNISRPELKELLSKTKLEHPADNKPSFENLYCEVNVTLQDGKVFSEHCDTFYGHWRKPLSTDDLKKKFHSNASSVLSVVATEGIIETVENLEKVEDCSVLSAFLKGTQSTKVLSKRCLP, encoded by the exons ATCTACCATTCAGATGCATCCAGCACGGTTTGGGGTCACTCGGATTTCAGACTTCCTCCTCTGTATGCAGCTTTTGTGAACGGAGTAGCT GTTCACTCAATGGATTTTGATGATACATGGCATCCAGCCACACACCCATCTGGGGCTGTGCTTCCTGCTCTGTTTGCTCTATCAGAAATCCTGCCTCAAAAGCAAAAATTCTCTGGCCTTGACATGCTCTTAGCTTTCAACGTAGGGATTGAAGTACAAGGCAGATTGATGCGCTTTTCCAGCGAAGCCAGCAATGTTCCAAAAAG gTTTCATCCACCAGCTGTGGTTGGTACCATGGGGAGTGCAGCAGCTACTGCTAAATTGTTAGCACTTGATCAGTTTAAATGTAAAGCAGCTTTGGCTGTTGCTGCTTCTTTTGCAGGTGCCCCAATGGCTAATGCAGCAACACAAACCAAACCCCTCCACATTGGCAATGCAGCTAGGCATGGCCTGGAAGCAGCTTGCTTAGCGTCACTGGGTCTTCAAGGAAACAAACAGATCTTGGACATGGAGTCAGGGTTGGGTGCCTTTTATACAGACTATACCCCCCGGTTTCTGCCAACTTTACAATCTTATTCCTGGCTCTTGGATCAACAAGACGTGGCCATCAAGCGCTTTCCTGCTCATCTTGGAACACACTGGGTGGCAGATGCAGCCTCTTCACTGAGGAAGCACCTTGTGGAGAGTGATGACTCAGTCTCCATTAGTAGAATTAAGAAAATTGTTGTCAAAGTCCCAGATGTTAGATACGTGAACAGACCTTTCCCCAACTCTGAACACGAAGCCCGGCATTCTTTCCAGTTTGCTGCATGCACTGCTCTGCTGGATGGCAGCATCTCTGTTCAGTCATTCAGCGATCAGAACATTTCTAGGCCAGAGTTAAAGGAGCTGCTCAGCAAAACCAAGCTAGAGCATCCTGCCGATAACAAGCCTAGCTTTGAGAACCTTTATTGTGAGGTGAATGTCACTCTTCAGGATGGCAAGGTGTTTAGTGAACACTGCGATACATTCTATGGACATTGGAGGAAACCTTTGAGTACAGATGATCTGAAGAAAAAGTTTCACTCCAATGCTTCCAGTGTGCTCTCAGTGGTAGCTACAGAAGGCATTATAGAGACTGTGGAGAATTTAGAAAAAGTAGAAGACTGTTCTGTGTTAAGTGCATTTCtgaaagggacacagtcaacCAAAGTACTTTCAAAAAGGTGCTTACCTTGA
- the LOC119860312 gene encoding glutamine amidotransferase-like class 1 domain-containing protein 3A, mitochondrial isoform X3 yields MHVVDHFRGSPTEEKRNVLVESARLARGNIEDLAELKVGEFDAVIFPGGFGVAKNLCSWAVDGKNCTVNELVKSTLQAFHSAKKPIGLCCISPVLAAKVFPGCEVTVGYDKNVDERFPDAETASAIVELGCKHICKDVTESHVDATNKIVTTCAFMCKAPLHEIFDGIGTMVAEVLKLS; encoded by the exons atgcatgtagtggatcATTTCAGAGGAAGTCcaacagaagagaagagaaatgtgTTAGTTGAAAGTGCCAGGCTAGCAAGAGGCAACATTGAAGATCTGGCTGAACTGAAAGTTGGTGAATTTGATGCAGTCATTTTTCCAG gtggATTTGGTGTAGCAAAGAATCTTTGTTCCTGGGCAGTGGATGGAAAGAACTGTACTGTCAATGAGCTTGTGAAGTCCACTCTTCAGGCTTTCCATAGTGCTAAGAAACCCATTGGTTTGTGCTGTATATCCCCAGTGCTGGCAGCTAAAGTCTTCCCAGGTTGTGAAGTCACAGTTGGCTATGATAAAAATGTAGATGAAAG GTTTCCTGATGCTGAAACAGCATCTGCTATAGTAGAACTTGGATGCAAGCACATTTGTAAAGATGTAACTGAATCCCATGTGGATGCTACCAACAAAATAGTCACTACATGTGCTTTCATGTGCAAAGCTCCTCTGCATGAAATCTTTGATGGAATAGGAACAATGGTGGCCGAAGTCCTGAAACTCAGCTGA
- the LOC119860312 gene encoding glutamine amidotransferase-like class 1 domain-containing protein 3A, mitochondrial isoform X2, which produces MLAFVVRFSDTSISPVQCSWVRIFAPNIEQMHVVDHFRGSPTEEKRNVLVESARLARGNIEDLAELKVGEFDAVIFPGGFGVAKNLCSWAVDGKNCTVNELVKSTLQAFHSAKKPIGLCCISPVLAAKVFPGCEVTVGYDKNVDERFPDAETASAIVELGCKHICKDVTESHVDATNKIVTTCAFMCKAPLHEIFDGIGTMVAEVLKLS; this is translated from the exons atgctggcttttgtggtcCGATTCTCAGACACCTCCATCTCCCCAGTCCAATGTTCTTGG GTAAGGATATTTGCACCCAACATAGagcagatgcatgtagtggatcATTTCAGAGGAAGTCcaacagaagagaagagaaatgtgTTAGTTGAAAGTGCCAGGCTAGCAAGAGGCAACATTGAAGATCTGGCTGAACTGAAAGTTGGTGAATTTGATGCAGTCATTTTTCCAG gtggATTTGGTGTAGCAAAGAATCTTTGTTCCTGGGCAGTGGATGGAAAGAACTGTACTGTCAATGAGCTTGTGAAGTCCACTCTTCAGGCTTTCCATAGTGCTAAGAAACCCATTGGTTTGTGCTGTATATCCCCAGTGCTGGCAGCTAAAGTCTTCCCAGGTTGTGAAGTCACAGTTGGCTATGATAAAAATGTAGATGAAAG GTTTCCTGATGCTGAAACAGCATCTGCTATAGTAGAACTTGGATGCAAGCACATTTGTAAAGATGTAACTGAATCCCATGTGGATGCTACCAACAAAATAGTCACTACATGTGCTTTCATGTGCAAAGCTCCTCTGCATGAAATCTTTGATGGAATAGGAACAATGGTGGCCGAAGTCCTGAAACTCAGCTGA
- the LOC119860312 gene encoding glutamine amidotransferase-like class 1 domain-containing protein 3A, mitochondrial isoform X1, with amino-acid sequence MAKRAALVLAGCGVFDGSEVHEASAALVHLSRAGAQVRIFAPNIEQMHVVDHFRGSPTEEKRNVLVESARLARGNIEDLAELKVGEFDAVIFPGGFGVAKNLCSWAVDGKNCTVNELVKSTLQAFHSAKKPIGLCCISPVLAAKVFPGCEVTVGYDKNVDERFPDAETASAIVELGCKHICKDVTESHVDATNKIVTTCAFMCKAPLHEIFDGIGTMVAEVLKLS; translated from the exons ATGGCGAAGCGGGCGGCCCTGGTGCTGGCCGGCTGCGGGGTGTTCGATGGCAGCGAGGTGCACGAGGCCTCGGCCGCCCTGGTTCACCTCAGCAGGGCCGGGGCGCAG GTAAGGATATTTGCACCCAACATAGagcagatgcatgtagtggatcATTTCAGAGGAAGTCcaacagaagagaagagaaatgtgTTAGTTGAAAGTGCCAGGCTAGCAAGAGGCAACATTGAAGATCTGGCTGAACTGAAAGTTGGTGAATTTGATGCAGTCATTTTTCCAG gtggATTTGGTGTAGCAAAGAATCTTTGTTCCTGGGCAGTGGATGGAAAGAACTGTACTGTCAATGAGCTTGTGAAGTCCACTCTTCAGGCTTTCCATAGTGCTAAGAAACCCATTGGTTTGTGCTGTATATCCCCAGTGCTGGCAGCTAAAGTCTTCCCAGGTTGTGAAGTCACAGTTGGCTATGATAAAAATGTAGATGAAAG GTTTCCTGATGCTGAAACAGCATCTGCTATAGTAGAACTTGGATGCAAGCACATTTGTAAAGATGTAACTGAATCCCATGTGGATGCTACCAACAAAATAGTCACTACATGTGCTTTCATGTGCAAAGCTCCTCTGCATGAAATCTTTGATGGAATAGGAACAATGGTGGCCGAAGTCCTGAAACTCAGCTGA